Proteins found in one Colletes latitarsis isolate SP2378_abdomen chromosome 8, iyColLati1, whole genome shotgun sequence genomic segment:
- the LOC143344596 gene encoding uncharacterized protein LOC143344596, with protein sequence MSVTKDPKWSDLEAHLEDLTRGMERINRASINLKKMGRAKYTEKILEERLNYVNTLWQQMNDQYKVVCSLLPPGERHSYELFQRDFMGETENEFLDFQAYVSTEITRITTGPRSVMPEIQQSIPIELPKMRLEKFDGDSSKWEHFEDLFTAGVINNPTLTDVQRLQYRNTCITGRAAAAIASLAITDKNFSVAWTTLKTEFGLPRLVLIKILDQILRLSKIRKGDLASVQQVTIGFRQALAILAKKGTVEEQLSWLLTHVVASQFDTTLQGEWERSLKMSTEYPLIEEILRFLDQEARAMTVIDEHNRKTASKKEHKPRVRSHNAVVGSPPAQRKCIICGQTHALTECGAFKSFSTRVRYQLIRDRQGCIICLALDHDAKGCRSQHVCSRCSGRHHALLHFEQYEREAPSQKPKTKFSNGKREERRDNAPPPRRTAKARAADTSTTQATTSRATTSHCTASTDVPRPVLLATAIVRVYGENGASRLTRALLDQGSETSFISARLRNDLNLPRRKTSATVSGLGGGRTQQIKYSVGLNLGAANGVTPMVSARAYVVSKITNYASPCVNVFNDDALRNLMLADPEPASGQNIEVLIGADLYAQVIRSGFRRIAPEGPIAQETAFGWILSGPINAASKARCHVRTLHCNVLESLDYAIRRFWEIEEIPSTSVLTKAEEECETHFQKTVARDATGRFIVRLPFNHPKPEEALGDSLHIALSALTRMRRKLDKDQTLAREYEEFLAEYESLEHMTRIEPSEKSRLYIPHRAVIRTESATTKLRVVFNATSRTVGGQSLNDILHGGGFKLRKWAGNSQKLLRNIPQSSHSHAVDLTLFDDSELKLGGLAEAPSEKQEGVEEPPKPSTSEGVTPALIFPVGRQTISVPAHIPYTTRRYKCPVPGGRYVLKWAKDGELRSCLFREDAAPKVEANQPATAQQPPALPAVPPTKKGARKRKAKAPENQPEQPMWKKGKTETRKERRRKRPGNTRRGPPNDDALPKAAIQAILASLQMLQGKNSAGPSKKCK encoded by the exons ATGTCCGTTACTAAAGATCCCAAGTGGTCTGACCTTGAGGCACACCTCGAGGATTTGACCAGAGGGATGGAACGGATAAACAGGGCATCCATCAACCTTAAAAAGATGGGTCGAGCTAAGTACACAGAAAAAATTCTGGAGGAAAGGCTCAATTATGTAAACACTCTGTGGCAACAGATGAACGATCAGTATAAGGTCGTGTGTAGTCTTCTCCCTCCTGGGGAACGACACTCTTACGAGCTGTTCCAACGGGATTTTATGGGGGAAACTGAAAACGAGTTTTTGGATTTTCAGGCTTATGTGTCTACGGAAATAACCCGTATCACGACTGGTCCAAGATCAGTAATGCCGGAAATCCAGCAATCAATACCGATCGAACTCCCGAAGATGAGGTTGGAGAAATTCGACGGGGATTCTTCgaaatgggaacatttcgaagATCTATTTACCGCCGGAGTAATCAACAACCCCACTTTAACGGATGTACAGAGGTTACAATACCGGAACACCTGTATAACCGGGAGAGCCGCAGCCGCTATCGCATCGCTTGCGATAACGGATAAAAATTTCTCAGTGGCGTGGACGACCCTGAAAACAGAATTCGGGCTCCCACGCTTGGTGCTGATCAAGATTCTTGATCAGATACTGAGACTATCAAAAATCCGAAAAGGCGACCTGGCGAGTGTTCAGCAGGTCACCATTGGCTTTCGGCAAGCACTCGCTATACTTGCTAAAAAAGGAACTGTGGAAGAGCAGCTTAGCTGGCTGCTAACACACGTCGTAGCAAGTCAATTTGACACTACGTTGCAAGGGGAATGGGAACGATCCCTCAAGATGTCAACGGAATATCCGTTGATTGAGGAGATCCTGAGATTCCTTGACCAGGAAGCACGCGCTATGACCGTCATTGACGAACATAACCGCAAAACTGCCTCAAAAAAGGAACATAAGCCACGAGTACGGAGTCATAACGCCGTCGTGGGCTCCCCCCCTGCGCAGCGGAAGTGCATAATTTGCGGACAAACGCATGCACTGACCGAATGCGGTGCATTTAAGAGTTTTTCCACAAGAGTGCGATACCAGCTCATAAGGGACAGACAAGGGTGTATAATCTGTCTGGCCCTAGATCATGACGCAAAGGGTTGCCGGAGCCAACACGTTTGTTCGAGATGCAGTGGCAGGCATCATGCCCTGTTGCATTTCGAGCAATACGAAAGAGAGGCTCCTAGCCAAAAGccgaaaacgaaattttcgaACGGCAAGCGTGAGGAGCGGCGGGATAACGCCCCTCCACCGCGCCGTACGGCTAAGGCGAGAGCCGCCGATACCTCGACGACGCAAGCAACGACGTCACGGGCTACTACGTCACACTGTACTGCGAGTACAGACGTACCGAGGCCGGTGCTGTTAGCTACCGCGATCGTACGAGTGTACGGAGAAAACGGCGCGTCGCGTTTAACTCGCGCGCTGTTGGATCAAGGGTCCGAGACATCCTTCATCTCGGCGAGATTGAGGAATGACCTCAACCTCCCGAGGAGGAAAACCTCAGCCACGGTATCGGGCTTGGGGGGTGGtcgaacccaacaaattaagTACAGTGTAGGGTTAAATCTGGGAGCGGCTAACGGGGTTACCCCGATGGTTTCGGCCAGAGCATACGTCGTGTCAAAAATCACGAACTATGCCTCGCCGTGTGTAAACGTGTTCAATGACGACGCGTTACGAAACCTTATGCTCGCAGACCCCGAACCCGCGTCCGGACAAAACATTGAAGTTTTGATCGGCGCGGATCTGTACGCCCAAGTTATTCGATCGGGATTCCGACGAATAGCGCCCGAAGGGCCAATtgcacaagaaactgcattcggcTGGATATTATCCGGACCAATAAATGCAGCAAGCAAGGCCCGGTGTCACGTGCGAACGTTGCATTGCAACGTACTTGAATCGCTGGATTACGCGATTCGACGGTTCTGGGAAATTGAAGAAATTCCCTCGACCTCAGTGCTTACAAAAGCTGAGGAAGAGTGTGAAACTCATTTCCAAAAGACTGTCGCACGGGATGCAACGGGACGGTTTATTGTCCGATTGCCGTTTAACCATCCGAAACCGGAAGAAGCGCTGGGAGATTCACTCCATATCGCTCTCTCCGCGCTGACCAGGATGAGAAGGAAATTGGACAAGGATCAGACCCTCGCACGAGAATATGAAGAATTTCTCGCGGAGTATGAGTCGTTGGAACACATGACTCGTATAGAGCCCTCTGAAAAATCCAGactctacattccgcatcgagcggttatCCGAACGGAGAGTGCAACCACCAAACTGCGAGTCGTGTTTAACGCGACCAGCCGTACAGTGGGCGGACAATCCCtgaacgacatcctacac GGCGGCGGGtttaaattgagaaagtgggctggtaACTCGCAGAAATTACTACGAAACATCCCACAAAGCTCTCACTCCCACGCTGTCGACCTCaccttgttcgatgattccgaactCAAG TTGGGAGGTTTGGCCGAGGCTCCCTCGGAAAAACAAGAGGGGGTGGAGGAACCACCGAAACCCTCAACCAGCGAGGGAGTGACCCCCGCGCTGATATTCCCGGTGGGACGCCAAACGATATCGGTTCCGGCGCATATTCCGTATACGACGCGCCGATATAAATGCCCAGTTCCGGGTGGGCGCTACGTGCTGAAATGGGCCAAGGACGGAGAGTTGAGATCGTGCCTCTTCCGCGAGGATGCAGCCCCCAAAGTGGAGGCCAACCAACCCGCCACCGCACAACAGCCACCCGCTTTACCGGCAGTCCCGCCGACCAAGAAGGGAGCCCGTAAGCGGAAGGCTAAGGCACCGGAAAACCAACCGGAACAACCAATGTGGAAAAAAGGGAAAACGGAGACAAGAAAGGAAAGACGGAGGAAACGGCCTGGCAACACTAGGCGGGGACCGCCTAACGACGACGCCTTGCCGAAGGCTGCCATTCAGGCTATACTAGCTTCCCTGCAGATGCTGCAGGGAAAGAACTCCGCCGGACCCTCCAAAAAATGTAAGTAA